In Salinarimonas sp., a genomic segment contains:
- a CDS encoding chemotaxis protein MotC, which produces MTRAARLLAKPLLLATILAAGLAGPGPATAETEPPSAPPPPAAAAARPAPLSPYALLRTLQALQERIAEGDLAAHEAQRGLIGAITGRFAEADPAVWADPRNARAAIAFVLAGGPPQSLSAILAATAGRADAFGADRTMAQGALAFLQGREDEAQAALSPIDAMRVGGPLGAQLAMAQSALAVRESAAEAMRLLAVARLLAPGTLIEEAALRREIFVAGQSGDVERLEFLATQYMRRFRHSIYAGNFRQRFAVLLTALDFDGDLDRFARLETLLERFDAESRRDIYLFFARHSLIHGRTTVARRAATLAYDLSAGGSDEEERAAFYAAASQVATERYALAADALADLDPARLSPPDVLLLEAVLDLAIRIGAPLPLATPDEAVAEAVVAEEEVVAEEAAAEEEADPQAEIAADVAPDEAAPAPDTPLAFEPPAPTPVMRRAEAALASIDLLLTEHAR; this is translated from the coding sequence GTGACCCGCGCCGCCCGCCTCCTCGCCAAGCCGCTTCTCCTGGCGACGATCCTGGCCGCCGGGCTCGCCGGCCCTGGGCCGGCGACGGCCGAGACCGAGCCGCCCTCCGCGCCGCCGCCTCCCGCCGCCGCCGCGGCGCGGCCGGCGCCGCTGTCCCCCTACGCCCTCCTGCGCACGCTCCAGGCGCTGCAGGAGCGCATCGCGGAGGGCGACCTCGCGGCCCACGAGGCGCAGCGCGGGCTGATCGGCGCCATCACCGGCCGCTTCGCCGAGGCCGATCCGGCCGTGTGGGCCGACCCGCGCAACGCCCGCGCGGCGATCGCCTTCGTGCTCGCCGGCGGGCCGCCGCAGAGCCTCTCCGCCATCCTCGCCGCCACCGCGGGGCGCGCGGACGCCTTCGGGGCGGACCGGACGATGGCCCAGGGCGCCCTCGCCTTCCTGCAGGGCCGGGAGGACGAGGCGCAGGCGGCGCTCTCGCCGATCGACGCGATGCGCGTCGGCGGGCCGCTCGGCGCCCAGCTCGCCATGGCGCAATCCGCGCTCGCCGTGCGCGAGAGCGCGGCGGAGGCGATGCGGCTTCTCGCGGTGGCGCGCCTGCTCGCGCCGGGTACGCTCATCGAGGAGGCGGCCTTGCGCCGCGAGATCTTTGTCGCCGGCCAGAGCGGGGACGTCGAGCGGCTCGAGTTCCTGGCGACGCAGTACATGCGCCGCTTCCGCCACTCGATCTACGCCGGCAATTTCCGCCAGCGCTTCGCCGTGCTGCTCACCGCGCTCGATTTCGACGGCGACCTCGACCGCTTCGCCCGGCTCGAGACCCTGCTCGAGCGCTTCGACGCGGAGAGCCGGCGGGACATCTACCTGTTCTTCGCCCGCCATTCGCTGATCCACGGCCGCACGACGGTGGCGCGGCGCGCCGCGACGCTCGCCTACGACCTCTCCGCCGGCGGGTCCGACGAGGAGGAGCGCGCGGCCTTCTACGCCGCCGCCTCCCAGGTCGCGACGGAGCGCTACGCGCTCGCCGCCGACGCGCTCGCCGATCTCGACCCCGCGCGCCTGTCGCCGCCGGACGTGCTCCTGCTCGAGGCCGTGCTCGACCTCGCGATCCGGATCGGCGCGCCGCTGCCGCTCGCCACGCCGGATGAGGCCGTGGCGGAGGCGGTCGTCGCCGAGGAGGAGGTGGTCGCCGAGGAGGCCGCGGCGGAGGAAGAGGCCGATCCGCAGGCCGAGATCGCCGCCGACGTCGCGCCGGACGAGGCCGCACCCGCCCCGGACACGCCCCTCGCCTTCGAGCCGCCCGCCCCCACCCCCGTGATGCGCCGCGCCGAGGCGGCGCTCGCCTCGATCGACCTTCTCCTGACGGAGCACGCCCGATGA
- a CDS encoding flagellar hook-length control protein FliK — protein sequence MIPADLTALVQSRGGERASAKGGDGAAQGGLGALFDAALDGLAGRADAQARRGGGRAASETPAAEGEAPQAKAPSRGSSDLRSLAAAFERSLPIRPGALALQGRAEPAQADGAPLDGPETADAAEANEATPTEGAESLLAALAGGEGRKATNDAAKAPRTAAAPQPVRAAAPLAGEIGDVAAHADPDADAPDAPAPRGRADAFLQSRADLALATKPEPSVGMALKATVVSQATHLPPALGAANLAAVVDAATSLLAEGEPASRASLAFSPDLAGTGAAAKAQPVKVLTVQLQPVSLGTVTIALRMTADGVAMEITAADAKAAAMLRQDEKLIVDAVRRSGLAGEVVAIHTADAPRASAQAQAGGDGAQAQGQAASDGQPRPGGENGRGRGPQPEFSLERRSDDDPQSAHGSRRGAGAADGGVYL from the coding sequence ATGATCCCCGCCGACCTCACGGCCCTGGTCCAGTCCCGCGGCGGCGAGCGCGCGTCCGCGAAGGGCGGCGACGGCGCGGCGCAGGGCGGGCTCGGCGCCTTGTTCGACGCCGCGCTCGACGGCCTCGCCGGCCGCGCCGACGCGCAGGCGCGCCGCGGCGGCGGACGTGCCGCAAGCGAGACGCCCGCCGCCGAGGGCGAAGCGCCGCAAGCGAAGGCGCCGTCCCGCGGCTCATCGGACCTGCGCTCCCTCGCCGCCGCCTTCGAGCGCTCGCTGCCGATCCGCCCCGGCGCGCTCGCTCTCCAGGGCCGGGCCGAGCCGGCGCAGGCGGACGGCGCGCCGCTCGATGGCCCGGAGACGGCCGACGCTGCGGAGGCGAACGAGGCGACGCCGACGGAAGGCGCCGAGAGCCTCCTCGCCGCGCTCGCCGGAGGCGAGGGGCGCAAGGCGACGAACGATGCGGCGAAGGCGCCCCGAACCGCCGCCGCGCCGCAGCCCGTCCGCGCCGCCGCGCCGCTCGCCGGCGAGATCGGCGACGTCGCCGCGCATGCCGATCCGGACGCCGACGCGCCGGACGCCCCCGCCCCGCGCGGGCGCGCCGACGCCTTCCTGCAGAGCCGCGCCGATCTGGCGCTGGCGACCAAGCCGGAGCCGAGCGTCGGCATGGCGCTGAAGGCGACCGTCGTCTCGCAGGCGACACACCTGCCGCCGGCGCTCGGCGCGGCGAACCTCGCGGCCGTGGTCGACGCCGCGACGTCGCTCCTCGCCGAGGGCGAGCCGGCCTCGCGCGCGAGCCTCGCCTTCTCGCCCGATCTCGCCGGGACCGGCGCCGCCGCCAAGGCCCAGCCCGTGAAGGTGCTCACCGTCCAGCTCCAGCCGGTCTCGCTCGGCACGGTGACGATCGCGCTGCGCATGACCGCCGACGGCGTCGCCATGGAGATCACCGCCGCCGACGCCAAGGCCGCCGCCATGCTGCGCCAGGACGAGAAGCTCATCGTCGACGCGGTGCGCCGCTCCGGCCTCGCCGGCGAGGTGGTGGCGATCCACACCGCCGACGCGCCGCGCGCCTCCGCGCAGGCGCAGGCCGGCGGCGACGGGGCGCAAGCGCAGGGGCAAGCCGCGTCCGACGGCCAGCCGCGGCCCGGCGGCGAGAACGGCCGCGGGCGCGGTCCGCAGCCCGAGTTCAGCCTGGAGAGGAGGTCCGACGATGATCCGCAGAGCGCTCACGGCTCTCGGCGCGGCGCTGGCGCTGCTGACGGCGGCGTCTATCTCTGA
- a CDS encoding transglycosylase SLT domain-containing protein encodes MIRRALTALGAALALLTAASISDASRAPAFAEENICEAEMIRAAATHDVPLAVLFAVGLTETGRRGNLHPYALNIAGRSYFGESRADALATFEAERARGVKLIDVGCMQINHYWHGEQFSSVAEMFDPVKNVEYAALFLKRLRARHGNWTLAVARYHAGPRNTPAQKRYVCAVIRHMVSSGMGAWTPNARAFCG; translated from the coding sequence ATGATCCGCAGAGCGCTCACGGCTCTCGGCGCGGCGCTGGCGCTGCTGACGGCGGCGTCTATCTCTGACGCGTCCCGCGCCCCCGCCTTCGCGGAGGAGAACATCTGCGAGGCGGAGATGATTCGCGCCGCCGCGACGCACGACGTGCCGCTCGCCGTCCTGTTCGCGGTGGGCCTCACCGAGACCGGCCGGCGCGGCAACCTCCACCCCTACGCCCTGAACATCGCCGGGCGCTCCTATTTCGGGGAGAGCCGGGCCGACGCGCTCGCGACGTTCGAGGCCGAGCGGGCGCGCGGCGTCAAGCTGATCGACGTCGGCTGCATGCAGATCAACCATTATTGGCACGGCGAGCAGTTCTCGTCCGTCGCCGAGATGTTCGACCCGGTGAAGAACGTCGAGTACGCCGCGCTCTTCCTCAAGCGCCTGCGGGCGCGCCACGGCAACTGGACGCTCGCGGTGGCGCGCTACCACGCCGGACCCCGCAACACGCCGGCGCAGAAGCGCTACGTCTGCGCGGTGATCCGGCACATGGTGTCCTCCGGCATGGGCGCCTGGACGCCCAACGCCCGCGCCTTCTGCGGCTGA
- a CDS encoding outer-membrane lipoprotein carrier protein LolA, whose product MTRIRPRTRLAATFLAGAMILPLAGEANAFFWRRDPAPQPQPVALPPAEIGPTVPVAVLPPPRPATVASAAPAAVAPQASLGDAPLSIVPQAVAPQAAVSAPVPLQSLADAPLPPRPPADLVRVAAATPVAPTVSDAPAPEAIAAAPAPAPVVTASAAPVATPEAEAAAAPAPAAAAAPAPAPEPIVVAAAAPATDAEVVAAANAYFNGIDALTGRFSQVGSDGRSFSGMLYVDRPGRLRFQYDAPATIDVIADGRSVVVRDRRLGTQDMYPISQTPLKFLLGDRIRLGQDVQVIGVERAGDEVDVVLRDRSTFAGASDIRLTFDSRLERLKEWRIVDAQGFETRVSLSGLERHARLDPGLFQISYERFHGGARDTY is encoded by the coding sequence ATGACGCGTATACGCCCTCGCACCCGCCTCGCCGCGACGTTCCTCGCCGGCGCGATGATCCTGCCGCTCGCGGGCGAGGCGAACGCCTTCTTCTGGCGACGGGACCCCGCGCCGCAGCCGCAGCCGGTCGCGCTGCCTCCGGCCGAGATCGGCCCGACCGTTCCCGTCGCCGTGCTGCCGCCCCCGCGCCCGGCGACCGTCGCCAGCGCCGCACCCGCCGCGGTCGCGCCGCAGGCCTCCCTCGGCGACGCGCCGCTGAGCATCGTGCCGCAGGCGGTCGCGCCGCAGGCCGCGGTTTCGGCTCCGGTTCCGCTGCAGAGCCTCGCCGACGCGCCGCTGCCGCCACGCCCGCCGGCGGATCTCGTGCGCGTCGCCGCGGCGACGCCCGTCGCGCCCACGGTCTCCGATGCGCCCGCGCCCGAGGCGATCGCCGCGGCTCCTGCGCCCGCGCCCGTCGTCACCGCGTCGGCCGCGCCCGTCGCGACCCCCGAGGCCGAGGCGGCGGCGGCTCCGGCCCCCGCAGCGGCGGCCGCGCCGGCCCCCGCGCCCGAGCCGATCGTGGTCGCCGCCGCGGCGCCGGCCACCGACGCCGAGGTCGTCGCGGCGGCGAACGCCTATTTCAACGGAATCGACGCGCTCACCGGCCGCTTCAGCCAGGTCGGCAGCGACGGCCGCAGCTTCTCCGGCATGCTCTACGTCGACCGACCGGGCAGGCTGCGCTTCCAGTACGACGCCCCCGCGACGATCGACGTGATCGCCGACGGCCGCTCCGTCGTGGTGCGCGACCGGCGGCTCGGCACGCAGGACATGTACCCGATCTCGCAGACGCCGCTGAAGTTCCTGCTCGGCGACCGCATCCGGCTCGGCCAGGACGTGCAGGTGATCGGCGTCGAGCGCGCGGGCGACGAGGTCGACGTGGTCCTGCGCGACCGCTCGACCTTCGCCGGGGCCTCCGACATCCGCCTCACCTTCGACTCGCGGCTGGAGCGGCTGAAGGAATGGCGCATCGTCGACGCGCAGGGCTTCGAGACGCGGGTGAGCCTGTCGGGCCTCGAGCGCCATGCGCGCCTCGATCCGGGCCTGTTCCAGATCTCCTACGAGCGCTTCCACGGCGGCGCGCGCGACACCTACTGA
- a CDS encoding DNA translocase FtsK → MPARRRAPSPADELKDALRGFLRRRLAETSGFALFAVALAMALALATWSVEDPSLNHATDAPVRNLLGFPGAVAADLVMQLIGLGAIALIAPLALWGWQLMREGALSRLALRIGLLVVGAGAATAVASSLPATARWPLPTGLGGVFGDALLGAVKTVTGISTGPAAALVGFVFAAVAILALTAACGYGFADPDEEDEAEPEIAPPRRRGPIDLDDLDEPNREDDPGAALVFLGAVAHGIMSARGALRRGFALVRAALLAPRREDDYAFAGPARREPVLDDDYPPPPRREAPRRPAPPRPAPQPAYEEEDADEGYGEASYDDEDDAAPWDEEPAPRPAPARARPAAAPAKPAPARPSRAKAPEPEPVYDDEEDDDEPTADAPPEEPASSRVQMPVAALKPGKRIKREAQPNFLDESDYELPPLQLLAEPKRSGTPAVSAEALEQNATLLESTLEDFGVRGEIINVRPGPVVTLYELEPAPGTKSSRVISLADDIARSMSAVSARVAVVPGRNAIGIELPNAKRETVYLRELLASHDFEATKHKLALCLGKTIGGEPVIADLAKMPHLLVAGTTGSGKSVAINTMILSLLYRHTPEQCRLIMVDPKMLELSIYDGIPHLLSPVVTDPKKAVVALKWAVREMEDRYRKMSKVGVRNIDGFNARVVEAVERGEVITRTVQTGFDRETGEAIYEEEEMDLQPLPYIVVIVDEMADLMMVAGKEIEGAIQRLAQMARAAGIHLIMATQRPSVDVITGTIKANFPTRISFQVTSKIDSRTILGEMGAEQLLGQGDMLHMAGGGRITRVHGPFCSDDEVEHVVSHLKRQGRPSYLDAVTLDEEEAAAAGGGGDDGAVFDKGAFGDPGGDVYDQAVAVVLRDKKASTSYIQRRLQIGYNRAASLMERMEREGIVGPANHAGKREILMESPGRGGGAEDDDEP, encoded by the coding sequence ATGCCCGCAAGACGCCGCGCCCCCTCTCCCGCCGACGAACTCAAGGACGCGCTGCGCGGATTCCTGCGCCGCCGCCTCGCCGAGACGAGCGGGTTCGCGCTCTTCGCCGTCGCGCTCGCCATGGCGCTCGCGCTCGCCACCTGGTCGGTGGAGGACCCGAGCCTCAACCACGCCACCGACGCGCCGGTGCGCAACCTGCTCGGGTTCCCCGGGGCGGTGGCCGCCGACCTCGTGATGCAGCTGATCGGGCTCGGCGCCATCGCGCTCATCGCGCCGCTCGCCCTGTGGGGCTGGCAGCTGATGCGCGAGGGCGCGCTGTCGCGGCTCGCCCTGCGGATCGGCCTCCTCGTCGTCGGCGCCGGCGCCGCGACGGCGGTCGCCTCCTCGCTGCCGGCGACGGCGCGCTGGCCCCTGCCGACGGGCCTCGGCGGCGTCTTCGGCGACGCGCTGCTCGGCGCGGTGAAGACCGTCACCGGCATCTCGACCGGCCCGGCGGCCGCCCTGGTCGGCTTCGTCTTCGCCGCGGTCGCGATCCTCGCGCTCACCGCCGCCTGCGGCTACGGCTTCGCCGATCCGGACGAGGAGGACGAGGCCGAGCCCGAGATCGCCCCGCCACGCCGCCGCGGGCCCATCGACCTCGACGATCTCGACGAGCCGAACCGGGAGGACGATCCGGGCGCCGCGCTCGTCTTCCTCGGCGCCGTGGCGCACGGGATCATGAGCGCGCGCGGCGCCCTGCGGCGCGGCTTCGCGCTCGTGCGTGCGGCCCTCCTCGCCCCGCGCCGGGAGGACGACTACGCCTTCGCCGGCCCCGCCCGCCGCGAGCCGGTGCTCGACGACGACTACCCGCCGCCGCCCCGCCGCGAGGCGCCGCGCCGGCCCGCGCCCCCACGCCCCGCGCCGCAGCCGGCCTACGAGGAGGAAGACGCCGACGAGGGGTACGGCGAGGCCTCCTACGACGACGAGGACGACGCCGCGCCCTGGGACGAGGAGCCCGCGCCCCGCCCCGCGCCGGCGCGCGCCAGGCCGGCCGCCGCTCCGGCGAAGCCCGCGCCCGCGAGGCCCTCGCGCGCCAAGGCCCCCGAGCCGGAGCCGGTCTACGACGACGAGGAAGACGACGACGAGCCCACCGCCGACGCGCCGCCCGAGGAGCCCGCCTCCTCGCGCGTGCAGATGCCGGTCGCCGCGCTCAAGCCCGGCAAGCGCATCAAGCGCGAGGCCCAGCCGAACTTCCTCGACGAGAGCGACTACGAGCTGCCCCCGCTCCAGCTGCTGGCCGAGCCGAAGCGCTCCGGCACGCCCGCCGTGTCCGCCGAGGCGCTGGAGCAGAACGCCACCCTGCTCGAATCGACGCTGGAGGATTTCGGCGTGCGCGGCGAGATCATCAACGTGCGCCCGGGCCCGGTCGTGACGCTCTACGAGCTCGAGCCCGCGCCGGGCACGAAGTCGAGCCGCGTGATCTCGCTCGCCGACGACATCGCCCGCTCGATGTCCGCGGTCTCCGCCCGCGTCGCCGTCGTGCCCGGCCGCAACGCCATCGGCATCGAATTGCCCAACGCCAAGCGCGAGACGGTGTACCTGCGCGAGCTCCTCGCCTCCCACGATTTCGAGGCGACGAAGCACAAGCTGGCTTTGTGCCTCGGCAAGACCATCGGCGGCGAGCCGGTGATCGCCGACCTCGCCAAGATGCCCCACCTGCTGGTCGCCGGCACCACCGGCTCGGGCAAGTCGGTGGCGATCAACACCATGATCCTGTCGCTGCTCTACCGGCACACGCCCGAGCAGTGCCGCCTGATCATGGTGGACCCGAAGATGCTCGAATTGTCGATCTACGACGGCATTCCCCACCTCCTCTCGCCGGTCGTGACCGACCCGAAGAAGGCCGTCGTCGCGCTGAAATGGGCGGTGCGCGAGATGGAGGATCGCTACAGGAAGATGTCGAAGGTCGGCGTGCGCAACATCGACGGCTTCAACGCCCGCGTCGTCGAGGCGGTGGAGCGCGGCGAGGTGATCACCCGCACGGTGCAGACCGGCTTCGACCGCGAGACCGGCGAGGCGATCTACGAGGAGGAGGAGATGGATCTCCAGCCTCTGCCCTACATCGTCGTCATCGTCGACGAGATGGCCGACCTGATGATGGTCGCCGGCAAGGAGATCGAGGGCGCGATCCAGCGTCTCGCCCAGATGGCGCGCGCCGCCGGCATCCACCTGATCATGGCGACGCAGCGCCCCTCGGTGGACGTCATCACCGGCACGATCAAGGCGAACTTCCCGACCCGCATCTCCTTCCAGGTCACGTCCAAGATCGACAGCCGCACCATCCTCGGCGAGATGGGCGCCGAGCAGCTGCTCGGCCAGGGCGACATGCTCCACATGGCCGGCGGCGGGCGCATCACCCGCGTGCACGGACCGTTCTGCTCGGACGACGAGGTCGAGCACGTCGTCAGCCACCTCAAGCGCCAGGGCCGGCCCTCCTATCTCGACGCGGTCACCCTCGACGAGGAGGAGGCCGCGGCGGCGGGCGGCGGCGGGGACGACGGCGCGGTCTTCGACAAGGGCGCCTTCGGCGATCCCGGCGGCGACGTCTACGACCAGGCGGTGGCGGTGGTCCTGCGCGACAAGAAGGCCTCGACCTCCTATATCCAGCGCAGGCTCCAGATCGGCTACAACCGCGCCGCCTCGCTGATGGAGCGCATGGAGCGCGAGGGCATCGTCGGCCCCGCGAACCACGCCGGCAAGCGCGAGATCCTGATGGAGAGCCCCGGCCGCGGCGGCGGCGCCGAGGACGACGACGAGCCGTGA
- a CDS encoding GNAT family N-acetyltransferase — translation MPPESPESLPPIALRRLGPLDARACRDHLLRLEPEQRRLRFSGTIGDAAIDRHVAEAFAPRALLLGRHVLIGAVQGSLSDARVIGLAELRLEPGRREAEAAFSVERSLRQRGVGARLFARALVCARNRGVSRVHVRCLAHNVAMHALARRLGVALRFVDDEIEGVLDLDPPTPLTLVAERMGDLAGWMGTWTPQTRPAWLSAP, via the coding sequence ATGCCTCCCGAAAGCCCCGAATCGCTTCCCCCGATCGCCTTGCGCCGGCTCGGGCCGCTCGACGCCCGCGCCTGCCGCGATCACCTGCTTCGCCTCGAGCCCGAGCAGCGCCGGCTCAGGTTCTCCGGAACGATCGGCGACGCGGCCATCGACCGGCACGTCGCAGAGGCGTTCGCGCCCCGCGCGCTTCTGCTCGGCCGGCACGTGCTGATCGGCGCGGTGCAGGGCTCGCTGTCCGACGCGCGGGTGATCGGCCTCGCCGAGCTGCGGCTCGAGCCCGGCCGGCGCGAGGCCGAGGCCGCCTTCAGCGTCGAGCGCTCCCTGCGCCAGCGCGGCGTCGGCGCCCGCCTCTTCGCCCGCGCCCTCGTCTGCGCCCGCAATCGCGGCGTTTCGCGCGTCCACGTCCGCTGCCTCGCCCACAACGTCGCCATGCACGCCCTGGCCCGCCGCCTGGGCGTCGCGCTGCGCTTCGTCGACGACGAGATCGAGGGCGTCCTCGACCTCGACCCGCCGACGCCGCTGACGCTGGTGGCCGAGCGGATGGGGGATCTGGCGGGGTGGATGGGGACGTGGACGCCGCAGACACGACCGGCTTGGTTAAGCGCCCCTTAA
- a CDS encoding MarR family transcriptional regulator, whose amino-acid sequence MTELVLAVFRANGAFLAAGDALVADLGLTSARWQVLGAVSLAGRPLTVAQAARRMGLTRQAVQRVANDLAAIGLVAYEDNPDHKRAKLIRLTDRGEAVYAEADRRQIAWARGLAEGLSDAEVERALALVRRLEGRAEPEAGDDPET is encoded by the coding sequence GTGACCGAGCTCGTCCTCGCCGTCTTCCGCGCCAACGGCGCCTTCCTCGCGGCGGGGGACGCGCTCGTGGCCGATCTCGGGCTCACCAGCGCGCGTTGGCAGGTGCTCGGCGCGGTGAGCCTCGCCGGCCGTCCCCTCACGGTGGCGCAGGCCGCGCGGCGCATGGGCCTCACCCGCCAAGCGGTGCAGCGGGTCGCCAACGACCTCGCCGCGATCGGGCTCGTCGCCTACGAGGACAATCCCGACCACAAGCGCGCCAAGCTGATCCGCCTCACCGATCGCGGCGAGGCGGTCTACGCCGAGGCCGACCGCCGCCAGATCGCCTGGGCGCGCGGCCTCGCCGAGGGGCTCTCCGACGCCGAGGTCGAGCGGGCGCTCGCATTGGTGCGCCGGCTCGAGGGCCGCGCCGAGCCCGAGGCGGGCGACGACCCGGAGACCTGA
- a CDS encoding lipoprotein: MRANRVGVSLVVLVAASLALTACGRRGALQPPPQAGPAPLADEAAVPSDPLVSLPAPGAREPETVPVAQPDRPFLLDFLL; this comes from the coding sequence ATGCGGGCGAACAGGGTTGGCGTCAGTCTGGTGGTTCTGGTGGCGGCCTCGCTCGCGCTGACGGCCTGCGGCCGGCGCGGCGCGCTGCAGCCGCCGCCGCAGGCGGGGCCGGCGCCCCTCGCGGACGAGGCGGCCGTGCCCTCCGATCCGCTCGTCTCGCTGCCCGCGCCGGGCGCGCGCGAGCCCGAGACCGTGCCCGTCGCGCAGCCGGACCGACCCTTCCTCCTCGATTTCCTCCTCTGA
- the lysA gene encoding diaminopimelate decarboxylase, which produces MHHFAYRDGLMHAEDVSLETIAAAVGTPFYCYSTATLERHYDVFAAAFADMDALVCYAMKANSNQAVLKTLARRGAGMDIVSEGELRRALAAGVPGERIVFSGVGKTRAEMEAALAARILCFNVESEPELDALSAVATEMGVEAPISIRVNPDVDAKTHAKISTGKFDNKFGIPISRAREVYARAAALPGIAITGVDMHIGSQITDLAPFDNATQLVAELARDLMAEGHPLHHMDLGGGLGVPYREDVEPPPAPSVFAETIKRHTKGLGLTLLFEIGRMIAGNAGILVTQVVYVKEGEKKTFVIVDAAMNDLIRPTLYEAHHDIKPVRQAVEDAPRRIVDVVGPVCETGDYLAQARQMPEVAPGELLAIMTAGAYGAVQASTYNTRLLVPEVLVSGDRYAVVRPRESYDDLIGRDSVPAWLD; this is translated from the coding sequence ATGCACCATTTCGCCTATCGGGACGGCCTGATGCACGCCGAGGACGTCTCGCTGGAGACGATCGCGGCCGCCGTCGGCACGCCCTTCTACTGCTATTCGACGGCGACGCTGGAGCGGCACTACGACGTCTTCGCCGCCGCCTTCGCCGACATGGACGCGCTCGTCTGCTACGCCATGAAGGCGAACTCGAACCAGGCGGTGCTGAAGACGCTCGCCCGCCGCGGCGCGGGGATGGACATCGTCTCGGAGGGCGAGCTGCGCCGTGCGCTCGCCGCCGGCGTTCCGGGCGAGCGCATCGTCTTCTCCGGCGTCGGCAAGACCCGCGCGGAGATGGAGGCGGCGCTCGCCGCACGCATCCTGTGCTTCAACGTCGAGAGCGAGCCCGAGCTCGACGCGCTCTCCGCGGTCGCGACCGAGATGGGCGTCGAGGCGCCGATCTCGATCCGCGTCAACCCGGACGTCGACGCGAAGACCCACGCCAAGATCTCGACGGGCAAGTTCGACAACAAGTTCGGCATCCCGATCTCCCGCGCCAGGGAGGTCTACGCCCGCGCCGCGGCGCTGCCGGGGATCGCGATCACCGGCGTCGACATGCACATCGGCAGCCAGATCACGGACCTCGCGCCCTTCGACAACGCGACCCAGCTCGTCGCCGAGCTGGCCCGCGACCTGATGGCCGAGGGCCACCCGCTGCATCACATGGATCTCGGCGGCGGGCTCGGCGTGCCCTATCGCGAGGACGTCGAGCCGCCGCCCGCGCCTTCCGTCTTCGCCGAGACGATCAAGCGCCACACCAAGGGGCTCGGCCTCACGCTGCTCTTCGAGATCGGCCGCATGATCGCCGGCAACGCGGGCATCCTGGTCACGCAGGTGGTCTACGTGAAGGAGGGCGAGAAGAAGACCTTCGTCATCGTCGACGCCGCGATGAACGACCTCATCCGCCCGACGCTCTACGAGGCGCATCACGACATCAAGCCCGTGCGCCAGGCGGTGGAGGACGCCCCGCGGCGCATCGTCGACGTGGTGGGCCCGGTCTGCGAGACCGGGGACTACCTGGCGCAAGCGCGCCAGATGCCGGAGGTCGCGCCGGGCGAGCTCCTGGCGATCATGACGGCGGGGGCCTACGGCGCGGTTCAGGCCTCCACCTACAACACGCGCCTGCTGGTGCCGGAGGTGCTGGTCTCCGGCGATCGCTACGCCGTGGTGCGCCCGCGCGAGAGCTACGACGACCTGATCGGCCGCGACAGCGTGCCGGCCTGGCTCGACTGA